In Pajaroellobacter abortibovis, the following are encoded in one genomic region:
- a CDS encoding response regulator transcription factor produces the protein MSPPQSYPFAQSSETVLVIEDDPSISLGLTMNLKSEGYTVLSALDGIVGLQMVREYKPNLVILDVMLPQLNGFEVISVLRQEEYRMPIIVLSARTGEMDKVTGLELGAEDYVAKPFSLAELLARVRAALRRCRQIDSFTCYTVGSIEIDFRARLVRRGGGLVEMTTTEFDVLSCLVQARGEALSREMIFRRVRGPNHHGTPRTIDNFVQQLRAKLEDEPQSPRYLQTVRGVGYRFAT, from the coding sequence ATGTCTCCCCCCCAGTCTTATCCATTTGCGCAATCCTCTGAAACAGTTCTGGTGATTGAAGATGATCCAAGTATTTCACTGGGGCTCACTATGAATCTCAAAAGTGAAGGGTATACCGTTCTGTCTGCTCTGGATGGGATAGTTGGCCTTCAAATGGTTCGAGAATACAAACCAAATCTGGTGATCCTGGACGTTATGTTACCTCAACTCAATGGCTTTGAGGTGATTTCTGTCCTACGTCAAGAGGAGTATCGCATGCCGATTATCGTTCTCAGCGCACGGACAGGTGAAATGGATAAAGTTACGGGTCTTGAGCTGGGGGCGGAGGACTATGTCGCAAAACCGTTTAGCCTAGCGGAACTCCTCGCTCGCGTTCGCGCAGCGCTCCGCCGCTGCCGTCAAATAGATTCGTTTACTTGCTATACCGTGGGCTCCATTGAAATCGATTTTCGTGCTCGTCTTGTTCGGAGGGGGGGGGGTCTTGTGGAGATGACTACGACGGAGTTCGACGTCCTTTCTTGTTTGGTGCAAGCGAGGGGGGAAGCGCTTTCGCGCGAGATGATTTTCCGCCGTGTCCGAGGTCCCAACCACCATGGAACCCCGCGCACGATCGACAACTTCGTCCAACAACTGCGCGCTAAATTAGAGGATGAACCACAGTCCCCCCGTTATTTACAGACAGTGCGAGGGGTTGGATATCGATTCGCCACCTAA
- a CDS encoding sensor histidine kinase has translation MHRFLFFPWMFGSQSFERQNRQRIGYRRIVQLLVYLNIIPTVLLLSLGILLMFLGEARYNLLLGILMLSFLSALVTGTVLVLVFVRREANLSQLQADFVSKVSHELRTPLTAIRLFVETLERTTEESIKQSCLATLSEEVDRLTNRIERLLDWGRMEADRKYYEQKEESVAAIVEDALCAFSPLRSGELLDFHYEVQPDLPSLWCDRHAIVDALVNLLSNAHKYGGTPPSIRLRVYQWKDAISIEVSDRGKGIPRPEQRRIFEKFYRIDDRLSRMREGSGLGLAIVQHIVRAHQGWVAVESEKGDGSLFRMVLPLRKKSR, from the coding sequence ATGCATCGGTTTCTGTTTTTCCCTTGGATGTTCGGGTCTCAATCCTTCGAGCGTCAAAATAGACAGAGGATTGGGTATCGCCGTATTGTTCAGCTACTTGTGTACCTCAACATCATTCCTACGGTTCTTCTTCTTTCCTTGGGAATTCTTCTAATGTTTTTGGGGGAGGCGAGATACAACCTCCTTCTTGGAATTTTAATGCTGAGTTTTCTTTCGGCTCTTGTGACGGGGACGGTCTTGGTTCTTGTCTTCGTGCGCCGTGAGGCCAATTTGAGCCAATTACAGGCTGATTTTGTTTCTAAAGTGAGTCATGAGCTTCGCACACCGCTTACAGCGATTCGCCTTTTTGTCGAGACGTTAGAGCGCACAACGGAAGAATCGATCAAGCAATCCTGTCTCGCAACGCTTTCGGAGGAGGTCGACCGTCTCACCAACCGCATTGAACGACTTCTGGATTGGGGGCGTATGGAGGCGGATCGCAAGTATTACGAACAGAAGGAAGAGTCTGTTGCTGCCATCGTAGAAGATGCTCTGTGTGCTTTTTCACCTTTACGTTCTGGTGAATTGCTCGATTTCCACTATGAAGTCCAGCCGGATCTCCCGTCTCTTTGGTGTGATCGTCACGCTATTGTGGACGCGCTCGTTAACCTTTTGTCGAACGCCCATAAATATGGAGGGACACCCCCTTCTATCCGACTTCGCGTGTATCAGTGGAAAGATGCGATTTCCATTGAGGTAAGCGATCGAGGGAAGGGGATTCCGCGTCCAGAGCAGCGGCGCATTTTTGAAAAATTTTATCGGATTGACGATCGGCTCTCTCGGATGCGGGAGGGGAGTGGACTTGGACTTGCCATTGTGCAGCATATTGTTCGGGCACATCAAGGTTGGGTAGCTGTTGAGAGCGAAAAAGGGGATGGGAGTCTCTTTCGAATGGTGCTTCCTCTCCGTAAAAAATCGCGATAA
- a CDS encoding ABC transporter permease, protein MPIELLQTGLLQGLILSIVALGVFIPFRLLNFPDLTAEGSYPVGGAICSSLLVAGISPAVAVLVACISAGFLGICTGMVHFYFHVDSILAGIILSTMTYSVNLRWMGKPNIALFSQSTFFSSFSENEWMKIGFIASIVAGIVLLLSFFLRTEKGLRFRAVGLNPSFAERQGISLKLHILVGLFVGNALCGLAGSLMVQVQGYADINMGVGIVIHALAGVMIGERFLKVNAVLYQPFLPVLGAALYQQIQGLALALGLAPSDLKLLTGGIVLGVLKMHPKPL, encoded by the coding sequence ATGCCTATCGAGTTGCTTCAGACTGGCCTTTTGCAGGGGTTGATCCTATCGATCGTCGCGTTGGGAGTTTTTATCCCTTTTCGTCTATTGAATTTTCCTGATTTAACGGCGGAAGGTTCTTATCCGGTCGGTGGAGCGATCTGCAGCAGCCTTTTGGTAGCAGGGATCTCTCCTGCTGTGGCTGTCTTAGTCGCGTGCATTAGCGCTGGTTTTCTCGGCATTTGCACGGGGATGGTCCATTTTTATTTTCACGTCGATTCCATTTTGGCTGGAATTATCCTCAGTACGATGACTTACAGTGTCAACCTGAGGTGGATGGGGAAGCCCAATATCGCGCTGTTTTCTCAATCCACTTTCTTTTCATCATTTTCGGAAAACGAGTGGATGAAGATTGGATTCATCGCGAGTATTGTTGCTGGAATTGTGCTTCTGCTCTCTTTTTTTCTGAGAACGGAAAAGGGGCTTCGCTTTCGCGCTGTTGGCTTGAATCCAAGCTTTGCTGAACGCCAAGGGATCTCTTTAAAGCTGCATATTCTGGTAGGTTTATTCGTTGGAAATGCTTTGTGTGGTCTTGCTGGAAGCCTGATGGTGCAGGTGCAAGGGTATGCGGACATCAACATGGGGGTCGGTATTGTTATTCATGCCCTGGCTGGTGTGATGATAGGAGAACGATTTCTCAAAGTGAACGCCGTTCTTTATCAACCTTTTTTGCCTGTTCTAGGGGCTGCTCTCTATCAGCAAATTCAAGGATTGGCGCTTGCGCTCGGGTTGGCCCCTTCCGATCTAAAGTTACTGACGGGGGGAATTGTATTAGGCGTTCTTAAAATGCATCCCAAACCCCTATGA
- a CDS encoding ABC transporter ATP-binding protein produces MSPLWSKALLAINNLTKSFPQTFDPVLQQLDLELEQGEFCVLIGNNGSGKSTLFKLIMGEHKADSGSILIAGEEITHKPVHQRVKLMSSVTQDITKGTVQEMTLLENVLLSLMRGGESRFRFYHVYAEQVKREIERLGMNLEASLHCSMSSLSGGQRQMIATLMALLSKPFLLLLDEYTSALDPKAQKRLMEYTAQQIRQHHITTIMITHKLEEALQYGDRLVMLHQGKIVFDVEGEEKAKLTIHQLLNLFHQYEDRLFANEPIEVAGC; encoded by the coding sequence ATGTCACCATTGTGGAGTAAGGCTTTGCTAGCCATCAACAATCTCACCAAGTCGTTCCCCCAGACGTTTGATCCTGTTCTCCAACAGCTTGATCTTGAATTAGAGCAAGGTGAATTTTGCGTTCTGATTGGAAACAATGGTTCAGGCAAGTCGACCCTCTTTAAGCTCATCATGGGCGAGCATAAAGCGGATAGTGGCAGTATCTTGATCGCAGGCGAGGAAATCACTCACAAACCCGTTCATCAGCGAGTAAAGCTGATGAGCAGTGTGACGCAGGACATCACCAAAGGAACGGTACAGGAAATGACCCTGCTTGAAAATGTCTTGTTGAGTTTGATGCGGGGGGGGGAAAGTCGCTTTCGTTTTTACCATGTCTATGCTGAACAGGTGAAGCGAGAGATCGAAAGACTAGGGATGAATCTCGAAGCATCGCTTCACTGTTCGATGAGCTCCCTTTCGGGTGGACAGCGGCAGATGATTGCGACACTGATGGCGCTTTTATCAAAACCCTTTCTGTTGTTGTTGGATGAATACACGAGCGCTTTGGATCCCAAAGCTCAAAAACGTTTGATGGAATACACGGCACAGCAGATCCGGCAACATCACATTACAACCATTATGATCACCCATAAATTGGAAGAAGCGCTTCAGTATGGAGATCGGCTGGTTATGCTCCATCAAGGGAAGATCGTGTTTGATGTGGAGGGGGAAGAGAAAGCCAAGCTCACGATTCATCAGCTCCTCAATTTATTCCATCAGTATGAAGATAGACTTTTTGCAAATGAGCCTATAGAAGTGGCAGGCTGTTAA
- a CDS encoding ABC transporter substrate-binding protein produces MPLQFRKISTFLVIASVVIACLFFLRRQQGVLRVAIASWGSHASLDETIKGIKDELDRQGLREGEHLRVEVKSVHFDAALIPQMLSQLKASRPHVMIALSTPVAQTAKNTVKDIPLIFSAVTDPVEAGLLERADRASSNMTGVADRQNLTALLQLTKQILPKAKVIGMLYSTAEANDTALVKMMERAAQEEGMRLVTVPVEQARDVPLRMQAFRDKVDFLYVGTSGAIQPTLPAIVAEADKMKLPVFNADSDAVKSHQALGSCGVKYNQVGAHTGKMVARILRGESVEQIQPVFPTLEEHQGFISRVKANFLRIALPTELPHVTIVE; encoded by the coding sequence ATGCCCTTACAATTCAGAAAAATATCGACTTTTCTTGTTATCGCCTCTGTAGTTATTGCTTGTCTTTTTTTTCTGCGCAGGCAACAAGGGGTGTTGCGCGTAGCGATAGCAAGCTGGGGTTCACATGCCTCGTTAGATGAAACCATTAAAGGTATTAAGGATGAGTTAGATCGCCAGGGATTGAGAGAAGGGGAGCACCTTCGCGTTGAAGTGAAGAGTGTCCATTTTGATGCGGCGCTGATTCCGCAGATGCTCTCCCAGCTCAAAGCGAGTCGACCGCATGTGATGATCGCGTTGTCTACGCCGGTTGCACAGACCGCTAAGAACACCGTTAAAGACATCCCTTTGATTTTCAGTGCGGTGACCGATCCTGTCGAGGCAGGTCTTTTGGAGCGAGCCGACCGCGCTTCTAGTAATATGACGGGGGTTGCTGATCGGCAGAATCTGACAGCCTTATTGCAGTTGACCAAACAGATCTTGCCCAAGGCAAAGGTCATTGGGATGCTTTACTCGACCGCCGAAGCGAACGATACAGCTCTTGTTAAAATGATGGAACGAGCCGCACAAGAGGAAGGGATGCGGCTAGTGACTGTTCCGGTTGAGCAAGCGCGCGATGTTCCCCTTCGCATGCAGGCGTTTCGCGATAAGGTTGATTTCCTCTATGTAGGGACCAGCGGAGCTATTCAACCGACCCTGCCTGCCATTGTGGCTGAGGCGGATAAGATGAAACTACCCGTTTTCAATGCGGATTCCGATGCAGTGAAGTCACATCAGGCATTGGGGAGTTGCGGAGTTAAGTACAATCAGGTAGGGGCCCATACGGGGAAGATGGTCGCCCGTATTCTTCGAGGGGAATCTGTTGAGCAAATCCAACCTGTTTTTCCTACCCTTGAGGAACATCAGGGATTTATAAGCAGAGTCAAAGCGAATTTCTTAAGAATTGCGCTCCCTACTGAATTGCCTCATGTCACCATTGTGGAGTAA
- the xseA gene encoding exodeoxyribonuclease VII large subunit yields the protein MVSSRKSPPKMDTLPFDFSSPPEVNVAREEKTPESQSTSIALQEKGALLKKKGGIYSVSTVQVQWEEPQEELEPFPPSEPQEPHVFGVGELNRTIKQLLDRSFEQSVWVEGEVIGVKAAMSGHLYFCIKDEQEDASIDVAIYKLSLNPSIRALIKDGTRVRLRGRPSFWPLRGRLQFVAERAELAGRGALLEALEKLKARLTEEGLFAAERKRPLPSEPRVIGVVTSAGGAVIHDICKVAFRRGGAHILLAPALVQGAGVAVSIRQALTLLQKVPEVDVIIVGRGGGSADDLSPFNDEDLVRAVAACRVPVVSAVGHEIDITLTDFAADIRAATPSQAAEIIVPDAVERVTWLKQTKVRLCRAVQASVLGRQAKLHMLIQRMGDPRLTIASFQQSLDDKTNRLETVTTKGFSQKREQLNRMSHRLMTFHPTAVIARDRARLVQKRDQLVSCSNARLLQDRTAIHTFAARLHAMSPLNVLARGYAIVTQSHGRVVRAADEVQKEEKITIRLSRGYLDAQITDQRETEEL from the coding sequence ATGGTTAGTTCTCGTAAATCCCCTCCGAAAATGGATACACTCCCTTTCGATTTTTCATCTCCACCTGAGGTGAACGTTGCGAGAGAAGAAAAAACTCCGGAGTCGCAATCCACATCCATTGCTCTTCAAGAGAAGGGAGCTCTTCTAAAAAAGAAGGGAGGGATTTATTCTGTTTCAACAGTCCAAGTGCAGTGGGAAGAACCGCAAGAGGAATTGGAGCCTTTTCCCCCTTCAGAACCTCAAGAGCCTCATGTCTTTGGAGTCGGCGAGTTAAATCGGACCATCAAGCAACTGCTTGACAGATCATTTGAGCAGTCGGTTTGGGTAGAAGGGGAAGTGATTGGGGTCAAAGCCGCGATGAGCGGGCACCTCTATTTTTGCATTAAGGATGAACAGGAAGATGCTTCCATCGATGTGGCGATTTATAAACTTTCTCTCAACCCAAGTATTCGTGCGCTTATCAAAGATGGGACACGGGTGCGGCTGCGGGGCCGCCCTTCTTTTTGGCCTCTGCGAGGGAGACTTCAGTTTGTTGCAGAACGGGCGGAGCTTGCTGGGCGGGGTGCTCTCTTGGAAGCTCTTGAGAAACTCAAAGCGCGTTTGACGGAAGAAGGACTGTTCGCTGCTGAGCGAAAACGCCCTCTTCCTTCGGAACCTCGTGTGATCGGAGTAGTCACGAGCGCAGGAGGGGCTGTCATTCACGATATCTGCAAGGTTGCCTTTCGCCGTGGAGGGGCTCATATTTTATTGGCGCCCGCCTTGGTTCAGGGGGCAGGAGTCGCTGTCTCGATCCGTCAGGCATTGACTCTTCTTCAGAAAGTTCCCGAAGTCGATGTCATTATTGTAGGTCGCGGTGGAGGATCCGCCGATGATCTAAGTCCATTCAACGATGAAGACCTCGTGCGAGCAGTGGCTGCATGTCGTGTGCCTGTGGTCAGTGCAGTGGGACACGAGATCGACATCACTCTAACGGACTTTGCAGCGGATATTCGAGCAGCTACCCCCTCTCAAGCTGCAGAAATAATAGTTCCTGATGCGGTTGAGCGGGTGACATGGCTCAAGCAGACGAAGGTACGGCTCTGTCGAGCAGTTCAGGCCTCTGTCCTTGGGCGACAAGCAAAGCTGCACATGCTGATCCAGCGGATGGGGGATCCTCGACTAACGATAGCTTCTTTTCAACAGAGTCTTGACGATAAAACCAATCGTCTCGAAACCGTAACGACCAAAGGGTTTAGTCAGAAGCGGGAGCAATTAAACCGGATGAGCCATCGATTGATGACATTTCATCCCACTGCAGTGATCGCTCGCGATCGAGCGAGGCTTGTCCAGAAAAGAGATCAGTTGGTTTCGTGTTCGAATGCTCGCTTGTTGCAAGATCGAACGGCGATCCACACGTTTGCTGCAAGGTTGCACGCAATGAGTCCTCTCAACGTATTAGCAAGAGGGTATGCGATCGTTACGCAATCTCATGGTCGAGTAGTTCGGGCAGCAGATGAAGTACAAAAAGAAGAGAAAATAACCATCCGATTGAGTCGAGGCTATCTTGATGCTCAAATAACCGATCAGCGAGAAACAGAGGAACTGTAA
- the metG gene encoding methionine--tRNA ligase, whose protein sequence is MASRFYITTPVYYVNDLPHIGTAYTMIAADALKRYQALRGKQTRLLTGTDEYGLKISQVASERNIDPQSFVNTMSLSFQKAWPPLLIHVDDFIRTTQQRHRDFVQDLWKKIKNNGDLYLGEYEDWYCIGCESFKTEKELTPKQICPIHQKPAQRLKEKTYFFRLSKWEKPLLQFYHEHPQFIQPAYRRTEVVRFVEGGLRDLSVSRTTCQWGIPVPDDPEHVMYVWFDALSNYLSALGPEDSELRAFWPLHGKVVHLIGKDILRFHAIYWPAFLLSAGYSPDQLPTHVFAHGFLTIHGQKMSKTLGNSVDPLQISQAIGPDALRYYLLRTVAFGQDGDFHLEALMNRYNADLGKNLGNLVHRFFGLIMRLTGGRLPSYEQPTRLEYDLIATIEAALAEGACEWEQFAPHRALEATWKLCDAANQYIDRAAPWVASKEGATTRVHTIVATLHEILRLLSIILWPVLPSKSDELRLQLKLPPLNAQPDVDHWPFTFRPRTQGETFSTGTPLFPTFDEEATASLLKTWLPAVAPAPTPAVPSPPAEKTSPGEATPPPSKETISYDHFTSLDLRVGVVLSCEQVPKKDKLLSLQVDIGESSPRPIVAGLALSFEPPQLVGKRVIVVANLAPRTFGKGLVSHGMLLASGPSEALQLVTIEEGATPGARVK, encoded by the coding sequence ATGGCAAGCCGCTTTTATATCACTACTCCCGTCTATTATGTAAATGACCTTCCCCATATAGGGACGGCTTATACGATGATTGCAGCCGATGCTTTGAAGCGCTATCAAGCATTGCGTGGAAAACAGACACGTCTGCTAACAGGCACAGACGAATATGGTCTCAAGATCAGTCAAGTCGCCAGCGAGCGCAACATCGATCCCCAGTCTTTTGTGAATACCATGAGCCTTTCCTTTCAGAAAGCATGGCCCCCTCTTTTGATTCATGTAGATGATTTCATCCGCACCACACAACAACGGCACCGCGATTTCGTGCAGGATCTCTGGAAAAAAATTAAGAATAATGGCGACCTCTACTTAGGAGAATATGAAGATTGGTACTGTATAGGCTGCGAGTCTTTTAAAACGGAGAAAGAGCTTACGCCCAAACAAATATGTCCGATCCATCAAAAACCCGCCCAACGTCTAAAAGAAAAAACCTACTTTTTTAGGCTTTCCAAATGGGAGAAACCACTCCTCCAGTTTTATCATGAACATCCTCAGTTTATTCAACCCGCTTACCGGCGAACTGAGGTCGTTCGTTTTGTAGAAGGAGGACTTCGCGATTTAAGCGTGTCCCGTACGACTTGCCAATGGGGGATTCCTGTCCCAGATGATCCAGAGCATGTCATGTACGTTTGGTTTGATGCATTGTCGAATTATCTGAGCGCTCTCGGCCCTGAAGACAGCGAATTACGTGCTTTTTGGCCTCTCCATGGGAAAGTCGTCCACCTGATCGGAAAAGACATACTTCGTTTTCACGCAATTTACTGGCCAGCCTTTCTACTTTCTGCCGGATATTCCCCCGATCAGCTCCCCACTCACGTGTTTGCTCATGGCTTCTTGACCATTCATGGGCAAAAAATGTCGAAAACACTGGGCAACTCTGTCGATCCTCTCCAGATCTCTCAAGCGATAGGTCCTGATGCATTGCGCTATTATCTCCTTCGAACAGTCGCTTTTGGCCAAGATGGAGATTTTCATCTCGAGGCTCTGATGAATCGCTATAATGCCGATCTAGGAAAGAATCTTGGCAACTTAGTACATCGATTTTTCGGCCTCATCATGCGTCTTACAGGCGGGAGGCTCCCCTCTTATGAACAACCCACCCGTCTTGAATACGATTTGATCGCTACGATAGAAGCAGCATTAGCAGAAGGTGCCTGCGAGTGGGAGCAATTCGCCCCTCATCGAGCGCTCGAAGCGACCTGGAAACTATGCGATGCGGCCAATCAATATATCGATCGAGCAGCCCCTTGGGTGGCATCAAAAGAAGGAGCAACTACACGGGTGCACACCATTGTGGCAACTCTTCACGAGATCTTGCGCCTCTTAAGCATCATCCTATGGCCTGTCCTCCCTTCCAAAAGCGATGAGCTGCGTCTCCAACTGAAGCTGCCTCCACTTAATGCCCAACCTGATGTAGATCACTGGCCATTTACATTTCGGCCCAGGACACAAGGGGAGACCTTCTCCACAGGCACCCCTCTTTTCCCCACTTTCGATGAAGAAGCAACAGCCTCTTTACTCAAGACATGGCTCCCCGCGGTTGCCCCTGCGCCAACCCCTGCCGTCCCTTCCCCTCCAGCAGAAAAGACTTCGCCTGGTGAAGCTACACCACCCCCCTCCAAGGAGACCATCTCCTACGATCACTTCACCTCTTTAGACCTCCGAGTAGGAGTGGTCCTCTCCTGCGAACAAGTACCGAAAAAAGATAAACTGTTGTCCCTTCAAGTCGATATCGGTGAATCGAGTCCAAGGCCTATCGTAGCCGGACTGGCGCTTAGCTTCGAGCCACCCCAACTCGTGGGGAAGCGCGTAATCGTCGTGGCCAATCTCGCCCCCAGAACATTTGGCAAGGGACTCGTTTCGCACGGGATGCTCCTCGCCTCAGGACCCAGCGAAGCATTGCAATTGGTCACAATAGAAGAAGGGGCAACACCGGGTGCACGAGTCAAATAG
- a CDS encoding KamA family radical SAM protein, which produces MTQQILSPHEPKQKPPIEPQMLAHRELLTGSFWRKIPAYRTISEATFLDHRWQAQQSVTNLAKLRQTLQGLVKDEFFQDVQEGLHRSPMGLRVSPYLISLIQWEDPYTDPLRTQFIPLGSRLLPEHPCTSFDSLHEQYHTAVPGLIHRYVDRGLFLPLDICPVYCRFCTRSYAVGTDTEQLEKMHFNTNLARWQQAYNYIASRPELEDVLVSGGDVYQLRPEHLQAIGEELLRIPHVQRIRFATKGPATMPQKILTDQPWTEALLQVVKKGRKLSKEVMVHTHFNHPSEITSITQRATHRLFQEGVTLRNQTVLQWGVNDHIDTLSLLIKRLSYIHVHPYYVFLPDLVKGIEDLRLSLHQAIHLEKELRGVTAGFNTPTFVCDLLGGGGKRDIHSYEYYDRNTGISVYVSPALRPGNYFFYFDPLHSLHSSIQERWLHPTEQQIMMADALKKAKEGALSNPLSLSRS; this is translated from the coding sequence ATGACACAACAGATACTCTCTCCTCATGAGCCTAAGCAGAAACCCCCGATTGAACCCCAAATGCTCGCTCATCGAGAACTACTTACAGGCTCTTTCTGGCGAAAAATACCAGCCTATCGGACAATCAGCGAGGCTACTTTTTTAGATCACCGCTGGCAAGCACAGCAATCAGTCACCAATCTCGCAAAACTTCGCCAAACATTACAGGGGCTTGTTAAGGATGAATTTTTTCAAGATGTGCAAGAGGGGCTCCATCGGTCTCCTATGGGGTTGCGGGTAAGCCCTTACTTGATCTCGTTGATTCAATGGGAGGATCCCTACACCGATCCACTGCGCACACAATTTATCCCGTTAGGTTCCCGCTTGTTACCAGAGCACCCCTGCACATCATTCGATTCACTGCATGAACAATACCATACAGCAGTCCCTGGCCTGATTCACCGCTACGTCGATCGTGGACTTTTTCTCCCTTTGGACATCTGCCCTGTTTATTGTCGCTTTTGTACACGCAGTTATGCCGTTGGAACAGATACTGAACAGCTAGAAAAGATGCATTTTAACACTAATCTAGCGCGCTGGCAGCAGGCCTACAACTACATTGCATCCCGTCCTGAATTAGAGGATGTTCTAGTCTCGGGAGGCGATGTGTATCAGTTGCGACCCGAGCACCTTCAAGCGATTGGAGAAGAGCTCCTTCGCATACCACATGTACAGCGCATCCGTTTCGCAACAAAAGGGCCTGCCACCATGCCCCAAAAGATCCTCACAGATCAACCGTGGACGGAAGCTTTACTTCAAGTCGTGAAAAAAGGGCGCAAGCTCTCCAAGGAAGTGATGGTCCACACCCACTTCAACCACCCCTCCGAAATTACCAGCATCACCCAAAGAGCAACCCACAGACTGTTTCAAGAAGGGGTTACCCTGCGGAATCAAACCGTACTCCAATGGGGGGTCAACGATCACATCGATACGCTGAGTTTGCTCATCAAACGACTAAGCTATATCCACGTGCACCCTTATTATGTATTTTTACCTGATCTAGTCAAAGGGATAGAAGATTTACGCCTCTCTCTTCATCAGGCTATCCATTTAGAAAAAGAGCTCCGAGGTGTAACAGCAGGATTCAACACGCCAACATTCGTTTGTGATCTACTTGGAGGGGGTGGTAAGCGAGATATTCATTCGTATGAATATTACGATCGAAACACAGGGATCAGCGTTTATGTATCCCCTGCACTGCGACCAGGAAACTACTTCTTCTATTTCGATCCCCTGCACAGTCTCCACTCTTCCATTCAAGAACGATGGCTGCATCCCACAGAACAACAAATCATGATGGCAGATGCGCTCAAAAAAGCAAAGGAAGGAGCGCTTTCGAATCCATTATCCCTTTCCAGGTCATAA
- a CDS encoding Flp family type IVb pilin — translation MRVYSIRQLLKDTRGAELVEYVVILGLVALIAIAGFKLFGTTVTNKIKGQANAVESINQSAGI, via the coding sequence ATGAGAGTCTATTCGATCCGTCAACTGTTGAAAGATACCCGAGGAGCCGAATTGGTCGAATATGTCGTCATTCTTGGTCTTGTTGCACTCATCGCCATCGCAGGTTTTAAACTCTTTGGAACAACTGTAACAAACAAGATTAAAGGCCAAGCAAACGCAGTAGAGTCAATCAATCAAAGTGCTGGTATATAA
- a CDS encoding prepilin peptidase, with amino-acid sequence MIAGFPYFCASALAVSGVAAVWDLKTGHVPNFLTLSVLAAVPFLHGIASGLQGGIAEGLWSTGYSLEGALLCGLIPFLLYQANAMGGGDVKLLAALGALLRPISGIEAEFYGFVLAAIAIPVRLLWIGNAKQVLSTSFSLAINPFLPADRKKSIDRTTLTWVRFAPFTFGGVVLEILSNLRHFHAE; translated from the coding sequence ATGATAGCAGGTTTCCCTTATTTTTGTGCGAGTGCGCTCGCAGTCAGTGGGGTAGCTGCTGTTTGGGATCTCAAAACCGGCCATGTGCCTAATTTTCTTACATTAAGTGTGCTCGCTGCAGTTCCTTTCCTACACGGTATCGCAAGTGGCCTGCAGGGAGGAATTGCTGAAGGACTCTGGAGCACCGGTTATTCCTTGGAAGGAGCTTTGCTGTGTGGATTAATCCCATTCCTCCTTTATCAAGCCAATGCCATGGGGGGAGGGGATGTGAAGTTGCTTGCCGCATTGGGAGCGTTGTTGCGCCCAATTTCAGGAATCGAAGCAGAATTTTACGGATTTGTCCTCGCTGCTATAGCGATACCCGTTCGCCTCCTGTGGATAGGGAATGCCAAGCAGGTACTCAGCACTTCTTTTAGCCTAGCGATCAACCCTTTCCTTCCAGCTGATCGCAAAAAATCCATCGATCGTACCACACTCACGTGGGTCCGATTTGCACCCTTTACTTTTGGAGGGGTTGTTCTAGAAATTCTCTCCAATCTAAGGCACTTTCATGCAGAATAG
- a CDS encoding pilus assembly protein: MQNSQDFSPQANRAASEGGVYVEFLIAFLPFLCFFSGLVQLAFVQAIQLIVVHMAAIGARSAIVILPDDPAWYGHEPLNSVSTNRLKEITYAIKTPIWFSFDPNPNVRVTFPTSPGSSATRNQFGPHDLVRIRVDYRYPCNIPIGKDIACPGGIRTISAEAALPNQGANFIYY; encoded by the coding sequence ATGCAGAATAGCCAGGATTTTTCTCCACAGGCCAATCGAGCTGCCAGCGAAGGAGGTGTCTATGTGGAATTTCTCATCGCTTTTCTCCCCTTTCTCTGTTTTTTTTCAGGATTGGTACAACTCGCTTTTGTACAGGCAATCCAGTTAATCGTAGTGCATATGGCTGCCATAGGAGCGCGATCGGCAATTGTAATCCTCCCTGATGACCCCGCTTGGTATGGGCATGAGCCTCTAAACAGCGTTTCGACGAACCGTCTCAAAGAAATTACATACGCCATCAAAACACCAATTTGGTTTAGCTTTGATCCCAATCCCAATGTGCGCGTGACCTTCCCCACTTCACCCGGCTCGTCTGCAACACGCAATCAATTTGGGCCTCACGATCTTGTGCGCATCCGTGTGGATTACAGATATCCATGTAATATCCCTATTGGAAAGGATATTGCGTGCCCAGGTGGTATCAGAACGATATCTGCCGAAGCTGCCTTGCCTAACCAAGGTGCGAATTTCATCTACTATTGA